In Streptomyces longhuiensis, the following proteins share a genomic window:
- a CDS encoding helix-turn-helix domain-containing protein, producing the protein MDDDGTRAAPAAGEPLDRRAELSEFLRTRRARLKPQDVGLPDFGRHRRVPGLRREELAQLAGVSVAYYTRLEQGNGRNVSAEVLDAIARALRLTDAEHAHLTHLAKPKQHKKKRASREQQQVRGALRHLLDSLEGVPAYVSGRRSEVLAWNRMAAAVFGDWSELPPRERNWARMVFLAPAYRDLFVEWDAKASDMVSYLRLYAGCHPDDPELSALVGELSVKSEEFRRLWATHDVKEKSHGVKRLRHPLVGELSLSYESMNLPDDEEQHLVVYHAEPGSPSAEALRLLASWGTDAVRAGLGENLRPHPDR; encoded by the coding sequence ATGGACGATGACGGGACCCGCGCCGCCCCGGCCGCCGGCGAGCCGCTGGACCGGCGTGCCGAGCTGAGCGAGTTCCTGCGCACCCGGCGGGCCCGGCTGAAGCCGCAGGACGTGGGGCTGCCGGACTTCGGCAGGCACCGGCGCGTGCCGGGCCTGCGCCGTGAGGAGCTGGCGCAGCTGGCCGGCGTGTCGGTGGCGTACTACACGCGCCTGGAGCAGGGGAACGGGCGGAACGTGTCGGCGGAGGTGCTCGACGCGATCGCGCGCGCCCTGCGCCTCACGGACGCGGAGCACGCGCATCTGACGCATCTGGCCAAGCCCAAGCAGCACAAGAAGAAGCGGGCCTCGCGGGAGCAGCAGCAGGTACGCGGGGCGCTGCGGCATCTGCTCGACAGCCTGGAGGGCGTGCCCGCGTACGTGTCCGGCCGGCGCTCCGAGGTGCTCGCCTGGAACCGGATGGCCGCGGCGGTCTTCGGCGACTGGAGCGAGCTGCCGCCGCGGGAGCGGAACTGGGCGCGGATGGTGTTCCTCGCCCCGGCCTACCGCGACCTGTTCGTGGAGTGGGACGCGAAGGCGTCCGACATGGTCAGCTATCTGCGGCTGTACGCGGGCTGCCACCCCGACGACCCGGAGCTGTCGGCGCTGGTGGGTGAACTCTCCGTCAAGAGCGAGGAGTTCAGGCGGCTGTGGGCGACGCACGACGTCAAGGAGAAGAGCCACGGCGTGAAGCGGCTGCGGCATCCGCTGGTGGGTGAGCTGAGCCTGTCGTACGAGAGCATGAACCTGCCCGACGACGAGGAGCAGCATCTCGTGGTCTACCACGCGGAGCCGGGCTCCCCCTCGGCCGAGGCACTGCGCCTCCTCGCGAGCTGGGGCACGGACGCGGTCCGGGCGGGCCTGGGCGAGAACCTCCGGCCCCACCCGGACCGGTGA
- the msrA gene encoding peptide-methionine (S)-S-oxide reductase MsrA, whose translation MATQTQRAVLAGGCFWGMEELIRRLPGVTATRVGYTGGDVPDATYRNHGTHAEAIEILFDPAKTDFRALLEFFFQIHDPSTKNRQGNDIGLSYRSAIYYVDDEQKRIAEDTIADVDASGLWPGKVVTEVEPVGPFWEAEPEHQDYLQRYPDGYTCHFPRPGWRLPVRAEG comes from the coding sequence ATGGCTACGCAGACGCAGAGGGCCGTACTGGCAGGCGGATGCTTCTGGGGGATGGAGGAGCTGATCCGCCGGCTCCCGGGCGTGACGGCGACCCGGGTCGGATACACGGGGGGTGACGTGCCTGACGCGACGTACCGTAACCACGGCACGCACGCGGAGGCCATCGAGATCCTTTTCGACCCCGCGAAGACCGATTTCCGCGCGCTGCTGGAGTTCTTCTTCCAGATCCACGACCCGAGCACCAAGAACCGCCAGGGCAACGACATCGGCCTGAGCTACCGCTCGGCGATCTACTACGTGGACGACGAGCAGAAGCGGATCGCCGAGGACACGATCGCGGATGTGGACGCCTCCGGACTGTGGCCCGGCAAGGTCGTCACCGAGGTGGAGCCGGTCGGCCCCTTCTGGGAGGCCGAGCCCGAGCACCAGGACTACCTGCAGCGTTACCCGGACGGCTACACCTGCCACTTCCCGCGCCCGGGATGGCGGCTGCCCGTCCGCGCGGAGGGCTGA
- a CDS encoding sigma factor-like helix-turn-helix DNA-binding protein — translation MRERRAFQDARRAREFEAFVAGAAGRLLHAATLLTTEPAGDNPRARKLLTSALAQTYASWDKLRGEDPYDRARKELALRFARAAWHQHRGYGGVLRHLGPQERLILVLRMYEGVGEEQVASLLGLPMERVHAIHARAMALVLHPPRGPAPASLGDAAALKEVPS, via the coding sequence GTGCGAGAACGGCGCGCGTTCCAGGACGCCCGCCGGGCCCGGGAGTTCGAGGCGTTCGTCGCGGGCGCGGCAGGGCGGCTGCTCCATGCCGCGACGCTGCTCACCACGGAGCCGGCCGGCGACAACCCGCGCGCGCGGAAGCTGCTCACATCGGCGCTCGCGCAGACGTACGCCTCCTGGGACAAGCTGCGCGGCGAGGACCCCTACGACCGTGCCCGCAAGGAGCTCGCCCTTCGGTTCGCCCGCGCGGCCTGGCACCAGCACCGCGGGTACGGCGGCGTGCTGCGTCACCTGGGCCCGCAGGAGCGGCTGATCCTGGTGCTGCGCATGTACGAGGGCGTCGGCGAGGAGCAGGTGGCCTCGCTGCTCGGGCTCCCCATGGAGCGCGTGCACGCCATCCACGCGCGCGCCATGGCGCTCGTCCTGCACCCGCCGCGCGGGCCCGCCCCGGCCTCCCTCGGGGACGCGGCGGCCCTGAAGGAGGTGCCGTCATGA
- a CDS encoding cystathionine gamma-synthase produces MSDTHNSQSAHDGHGFETVAIHAGNTADPLTGAVVPPIYQVSTYKQDGVGGLRGGYEYSRSANPTRTALEENLAALEGGRRGLAFASGLAAEDCLLRTLLSPGDHVVIPNDAYGGTFRLFAKVVSRWGVEWSVADTSDPASVRAALTPKTKVIWVETPSNPLLGITDIAAVAHVAREAGARLVVDNTFASPYLQQPLALGADVVVHSLTKYMGGHSDVVGGALIVADPALGEELAYHQNAMGAVAGPMDAWLVLRGIKTLPVRMDRHSENATKVADMLSRHARVTRVLYPGLPEHPGHEVAAKQMKAFGGMVSFQVEGGEEAAVAVCDRAKLFTLGESLGGVESLIEHPGRMTHASVAGSALEVPGDLVRLSVGIESADDLLADLQQALG; encoded by the coding sequence ATGAGCGACACGCACAACAGCCAGAGCGCCCACGATGGTCACGGGTTCGAGACCGTGGCCATTCACGCGGGCAACACGGCCGACCCCCTGACGGGCGCCGTGGTCCCCCCGATCTACCAGGTCTCCACGTACAAGCAGGACGGCGTGGGCGGGCTGCGCGGCGGCTACGAGTACAGCCGCAGCGCCAACCCGACCAGGACCGCCCTGGAGGAGAACCTCGCCGCCCTCGAAGGCGGCCGCCGCGGCCTGGCGTTCGCCTCCGGGCTCGCCGCCGAGGACTGCCTTCTCCGTACGCTCCTCAGCCCCGGCGATCACGTGGTCATCCCGAACGACGCGTACGGCGGCACGTTCCGGCTGTTCGCGAAGGTCGTCTCGCGGTGGGGCGTGGAGTGGTCGGTCGCCGACACCAGCGACCCGGCCTCCGTGCGCGCGGCGCTCACACCGAAGACCAAGGTCATCTGGGTCGAGACGCCGTCCAACCCGCTGCTCGGGATCACCGACATCGCCGCCGTCGCGCACGTGGCGCGGGAGGCGGGGGCGCGGCTCGTCGTCGACAACACCTTCGCGAGCCCGTACCTCCAGCAGCCGCTCGCGCTCGGCGCGGACGTCGTCGTGCACTCCCTGACCAAGTACATGGGCGGTCACTCGGACGTCGTCGGCGGCGCGCTGATCGTCGCCGACCCGGCGCTCGGCGAGGAGCTGGCGTACCACCAGAACGCGATGGGCGCCGTCGCCGGGCCGATGGACGCCTGGCTCGTGCTGCGCGGCATCAAGACGCTGCCCGTGCGCATGGACCGGCACAGCGAGAACGCGACGAAGGTCGCCGACATGCTGTCCCGGCACGCGCGCGTGACGCGTGTGCTGTACCCGGGCCTTCCGGAGCACCCCGGTCACGAGGTCGCGGCCAAGCAGATGAAGGCGTTCGGCGGCATGGTGTCGTTCCAGGTCGAGGGCGGCGAGGAGGCCGCCGTGGCGGTCTGCGACCGGGCGAAGCTGTTCACCCTGGGCGAGTCCCTGGGCGGTGTGGAGTCCCTGATCGAGCACCCGGGACGCATGACGCACGCCTCGGTCGCGGGCTCGGCGCTCGAAGTGCCCGGCGACCTCGTGCGCCTCTCCGTGGGCATCGAGTCGGCCGACGACCTGCTCGCCGACCTCCAGCAGGCGCTCGGCTGA
- a CDS encoding S8 family peptidase, translating into MAAAAAVVLTAGLTAPAVAAAPAAQSGEAAKAAPKQHITLITGDRVTLDAKGKPVGYQHAKGREHIPAQTRTVGGHTLVVPADAQRLVASGKLDQRLFDVTELSKSANRKAQKHGLKVIVGYRGTATAARADVRDAGDTTVRRTLKSLNADAVTTPKQDATRLWDAVTTSRGSTASGISRIWLDGVRKASLDKSVPQIGAPKAWAAGYDGKGVKIAVLDTGVDATHPDLKGQVVGEKNFSTSADAVDRFGHGTHVASIAAGTGAKSGGKYKGVAPGAKLLNGKVLSDDGYGDDSGILAGMEWAADQGADVVNLSLGGGDTPEIDPLEAEVNKLSAEKGILFAIAAGNEGEFGDSTVGSPGSADAALTVGAVDGNDKLADFSSRGPRVGDGAVKPDVTAPGVDITAAAAPGSVIDKEVGENPAGYLTISGTSMATPHVAGAAAILKQEHPDWKSTELKGALTGSTKGGKYTPFEQGSGRIQVDKAITQTVFAEPVSVSFGVAQWPHTDDAALTKKVTYRNTGDKDVTLDLTATGTNPKGQAAPAGFFKLGATKVTVPAGGTASVDLTANTKLGGTVDGAYSAYVVATGGGQTVRTAAAVQREVESYDVTLKHIGRDGKDAQGYETSLAGIGTDAYFDAYDPNSGTVKVRVPKGSYTLNEYLVADPEDFSKGADWLVQPKLDVTRNTTVTLDARTTKPVDVTVPDAAAKGILAVPEFTLDTADSSSGYGWILDSYTNFRTAGLGPEPTGVKLQQQWTGVWAKGADTEYDTVAGGTVKKLATGYTKHYKASDLATVKVGLGGAAKDKTGSVGASGMLPVSSGGWSVAVDQKLPGTRTLHLSTGDKAKWGLNFSQNGPEDSDGFPTEEASYTLGTPQSFQGGKAYEKTFNTGVFGPRIGGDYGVYRDGNEIYGNLPMYADGKTHAGYSQYLSVKTTLYKGSTKVGENDDPLVGEQPFKVTSGDAEYKLSTSIKRSVKIAAASTRVDASWTFRSKKPASSAEAAKLPLSTARFAAAVGLDSTAPADKTQSVPVTVQGAAAGSNLKSLAVYVSYDYGQTWKKLDVKNGKVTVKNPAKGKAVSFHAKIADKKGNKSTISIYNAYYGK; encoded by the coding sequence GTGGCCGCCGCGGCGGCCGTCGTCCTCACCGCGGGTCTGACCGCCCCGGCCGTGGCCGCCGCCCCCGCGGCGCAGTCCGGCGAGGCCGCGAAGGCCGCGCCCAAGCAGCACATCACGCTCATCACCGGCGACCGCGTCACCCTCGACGCGAAGGGGAAGCCGGTCGGCTACCAGCACGCCAAGGGCCGTGAGCACATCCCCGCGCAGACGCGCACCGTCGGCGGCCACACCCTCGTGGTGCCGGCCGACGCACAGCGCCTGGTCGCGAGCGGCAAGCTCGACCAGCGGCTCTTCGACGTCACCGAGCTCTCCAAGTCGGCCAACCGCAAGGCCCAGAAGCACGGCCTCAAGGTGATCGTCGGCTACCGGGGCACAGCGACCGCCGCCCGCGCCGACGTGCGCGACGCGGGTGACACGACGGTCCGCAGGACCCTCAAGTCCCTGAACGCGGACGCCGTCACCACGCCCAAGCAGGACGCCACCCGCCTCTGGGACGCCGTCACGACCTCGCGGGGCTCCACCGCCTCCGGCATCAGCCGTATCTGGCTCGACGGCGTACGCAAGGCCAGCCTCGACAAGTCGGTCCCGCAGATCGGCGCCCCCAAGGCGTGGGCGGCCGGCTACGACGGCAAGGGCGTCAAGATCGCCGTCCTGGACACGGGCGTCGACGCGACCCACCCCGACCTCAAGGGCCAGGTCGTCGGCGAGAAGAACTTCTCCACCTCCGCCGACGCGGTGGACCGTTTCGGCCACGGCACGCACGTCGCGTCCATCGCCGCCGGTACGGGAGCCAAGTCGGGCGGCAAGTACAAGGGCGTCGCCCCCGGGGCCAAGCTGCTCAACGGCAAGGTCCTCAGCGACGACGGCTACGGCGACGACTCCGGCATCCTCGCCGGCATGGAGTGGGCGGCCGACCAGGGCGCCGACGTCGTCAACCTCAGCCTCGGCGGCGGTGACACCCCCGAGATCGACCCGCTCGAGGCCGAGGTCAACAAGCTGTCCGCCGAGAAGGGCATCCTGTTCGCCATCGCCGCGGGCAACGAAGGCGAGTTCGGCGACTCGACCGTCGGCTCCCCGGGCAGCGCGGACGCCGCCCTGACCGTCGGCGCGGTCGACGGCAACGACAAGCTGGCCGACTTCTCCAGCCGCGGCCCGCGCGTCGGGGACGGCGCCGTCAAGCCGGACGTCACGGCCCCCGGCGTCGACATCACGGCCGCCGCCGCCCCGGGCAGCGTCATCGACAAGGAGGTCGGCGAGAACCCCGCCGGCTACCTCACGATCTCCGGTACGTCGATGGCGACCCCGCACGTCGCGGGCGCCGCCGCGATCCTCAAGCAGGAACACCCGGACTGGAAGTCCACCGAGCTCAAGGGCGCCCTCACCGGCTCCACCAAGGGCGGCAAGTACACGCCGTTCGAGCAGGGTTCGGGCCGCATCCAGGTCGACAAGGCCATCACGCAGACCGTGTTCGCCGAGCCCGTCTCGGTGAGCTTCGGCGTCGCGCAGTGGCCGCACACCGACGATGCCGCGCTCACCAAGAAGGTGACGTACAGGAACACCGGTGACAAGGACGTCACCCTCGACCTGACGGCCACCGGGACCAACCCGAAGGGCCAGGCCGCCCCGGCCGGCTTCTTCAAGCTCGGTGCGACGAAGGTGACCGTCCCCGCGGGCGGCACCGCCTCCGTGGACCTGACCGCGAACACGAAGCTCGGCGGCACCGTCGACGGCGCGTACTCCGCGTACGTCGTGGCGACGGGCGGCGGCCAGACCGTGCGCACCGCGGCCGCCGTGCAGCGCGAGGTCGAGTCGTACGACGTGACGCTCAAGCACATCGGGCGTGACGGCAAGGACGCCCAGGGCTATGAGACGTCCCTGGCCGGCATCGGCACGGACGCGTACTTCGACGCCTACGACCCGAACTCGGGCACCGTCAAGGTCCGTGTCCCCAAGGGCAGTTACACCCTGAACGAGTACCTGGTGGCCGACCCCGAGGACTTCTCCAAGGGCGCCGACTGGCTGGTGCAGCCGAAGCTGGACGTCACCAGGAACACGACGGTCACGCTCGACGCCCGCACCACCAAGCCCGTCGACGTCACCGTCCCGGACGCCGCCGCCAAGGGCATCCTGGCCGTGCCCGAGTTCACGCTCGACACCGCCGATTCCTCGTCCGGCTACGGCTGGATCCTGGACTCGTACACCAACTTCCGCACCGCCGGCCTCGGCCCGGAGCCGACCGGCGTCAAGCTCCAGCAGCAGTGGACCGGCGTGTGGGCGAAGGGCGCCGACACCGAGTACGACACCGTCGCGGGCGGCACCGTCAAGAAGCTCGCCACCGGCTACACCAAGCACTACAAGGCGAGCGACCTGGCCACGGTGAAGGTCGGTCTCGGCGGAGCGGCCAAGGACAAGACCGGATCCGTGGGCGCGAGCGGCATGCTGCCCGTCAGCTCCGGCGGCTGGTCCGTCGCCGTCGACCAGAAGCTTCCCGGCACCCGCACCCTGCACCTGTCCACCGGCGACAAGGCGAAGTGGGGCCTGAACTTCTCGCAGAACGGCCCCGAGGACAGCGACGGCTTCCCGACCGAGGAGGCCTCCTACACGCTGGGCACCCCCCAGTCGTTCCAGGGCGGCAAGGCCTACGAGAAGACGTTCAACACCGGCGTCTTCGGCCCCCGCATCGGCGGTGACTACGGCGTCTACCGCGACGGCAACGAGATCTACGGCAACCTGCCGATGTACGCCGACGGCAAGACCCACGCCGGCTACTCGCAGTACCTCTCGGTGAAGACCACCCTCTACAAGGGCAGCACCAAGGTCGGCGAGAACGACGACCCGCTGGTGGGCGAGCAGCCCTTCAAGGTCACCTCCGGCGACGCCGAGTACAAGCTGTCGACGTCCATCAAGCGCAGCGTCAAGATCGCCGCGGCCTCCACCCGCGTCGACGCCAGCTGGACGTTCCGCTCGAAGAAGCCGGCCTCCTCCGCCGAGGCGGCCAAGCTGCCGCTGTCCACGGCCCGCTTCGCCGCGGCCGTCGGCCTCGACAGCACCGCCCCCGCCGACAAGACCCAGTCGGTCCCCGTCACCGTCCAGGGCGCGGCCGCGGGCAGCAACCTCAAGTCGCTGGCCGTGTACGTCTCCTACGACTACGGCCAGACGTGGAAGAAGCTGGACGTCAAGAACGGCAAGGTCACCGTGAAGAACCCGGCCAAGGGCAAGGCCGTCTCCTTCCACGCCAAGATCGCCGACAAGAAGGGCAACAAGTCGACGATCTCGATCTACAACGCGTACTACGGCAAGTAG
- a CDS encoding MarR family winged helix-turn-helix transcriptional regulator: protein MPTPPETMDMTTAGDTGLLETLQHQVAVFARRAEQTRLGGVGQVRNSMDRAAYLLLNRLDKEGPMGVKALAASMGIDSSTVTRQVAPLVDTGLVKRTSHPEDGRAVVLQLSPRGLARLDEVRTSRRSLMAELTQEWTPQEREQFCALLTRFNTALSARQTGQPAPSGEAAPGS from the coding sequence ATGCCCACACCACCGGAAACGATGGACATGACGACCGCCGGCGACACCGGCCTCCTCGAAACCCTGCAGCACCAGGTGGCGGTCTTCGCCCGCCGTGCCGAACAGACCCGGCTCGGCGGGGTCGGGCAGGTGCGCAACTCGATGGACCGAGCCGCGTATCTGCTGCTCAACCGCCTGGACAAGGAAGGCCCGATGGGCGTCAAGGCGCTCGCCGCGAGCATGGGCATCGACTCGTCGACGGTGACGCGTCAGGTCGCGCCGCTCGTCGACACGGGCCTCGTCAAGCGGACGTCCCACCCGGAGGACGGGCGCGCGGTCGTCCTCCAGCTCTCGCCGCGCGGCCTCGCCCGGCTCGACGAGGTACGCACGTCCAGGCGGTCGCTGATGGCCGAGTTGACGCAGGAGTGGACCCCGCAGGAGCGCGAACAGTTCTGTGCGCTCCTCACGCGCTTCAACACCGCGCTGTCCGCGCGGCAGACGGGTCAGCCCGCCCCGTCCGGGGAAGCCGCTCCCGGCTCTTGA
- a CDS encoding helix-turn-helix domain-containing protein: MSSHASNHARVIPLRPDLCPAPAEPAGRPSKEPLWRDIVGDVLRRERLAQDRTLKDVADAARISLPYLSEIERGLKEASSEVLAAAAHALGLGLADVLALGQSELLRLAAPASRPAVRRAPPRQGEVRLAA; encoded by the coding sequence GTGAGCAGCCACGCGTCGAACCACGCCCGTGTCATCCCCCTGCGCCCGGACCTGTGCCCCGCTCCGGCGGAGCCTGCCGGGCGCCCGTCCAAGGAGCCGCTCTGGCGCGACATCGTGGGGGACGTCCTGCGCCGCGAGCGCCTCGCCCAGGACCGCACGCTGAAGGACGTCGCCGACGCCGCCCGCATCTCCCTGCCGTACCTCTCCGAGATCGAGCGCGGCCTCAAGGAGGCGTCGTCGGAGGTGCTGGCGGCCGCCGCCCACGCCCTGGGCCTCGGCCTCGCCGACGTCCTGGCCCTCGGCCAGTCCGAACTGCTCCGCCTCGCCGCTCCGGCCTCACGGCCTGCCGTCCGCCGGGCGCCCCCGCGTCAGGGCGAGGTACGCCTCGCGGCGTGA
- a CDS encoding DUF1330 domain-containing protein: MTAYAIAALRNTTVPNEEVFDYMERIQSTLDPFDGRFLVHGAQPEDIEGAWPGGVVVISFPDKAAAHGWYASDAYQELIPLRTRNLDGEVIFVEGVPEGYDPSSTAARMRAEVARGRV; encoded by the coding sequence ATGACCGCCTACGCCATCGCCGCTCTGCGCAACACCACCGTGCCGAACGAAGAGGTCTTCGACTACATGGAGCGCATCCAGTCGACCCTCGACCCGTTCGACGGCCGCTTCCTCGTGCACGGCGCCCAGCCGGAGGACATCGAGGGGGCGTGGCCGGGGGGCGTCGTCGTCATCTCGTTCCCCGACAAGGCCGCGGCCCACGGCTGGTACGCCTCCGACGCCTACCAGGAGCTCATCCCGCTGCGGACACGGAACCTGGACGGCGAGGTGATCTTCGTCGAGGGGGTTCCGGAGGGCTACGACCCGTCGAGTACGGCCGCGCGCATGCGGGCCGAGGTGGCGCGGGGGCGCGTGTGA
- a CDS encoding group II truncated hemoglobin → MTTQTVEYIRYRIPEDRSAEFLAAYTRAAGRLAAAPQCVDYELARCEEDFEHFILRITWTSTEDHIEGFRKSDLFEDFLAEIRPYVGNIDEMRHYKPTSVRGTGASVPSLYDWAGGAEAFARLTDVFYAKVVKDDLLGPLFADLPPEHAGHVALWIGEVFGGPATYSEQQGGHSHMVAKHVGKHITEPQRRRWVNLIQDAADEAGLPSDAEFRSAFSAYVEWGTRLAVYFSGPDADRPAEQPVPLWNWGAAPPYQP, encoded by the coding sequence ATGACGACGCAGACAGTCGAGTACATCCGCTACCGGATCCCCGAGGACCGGTCCGCCGAGTTCCTCGCGGCCTACACGCGCGCCGCCGGCCGGCTCGCCGCGGCGCCCCAGTGCGTCGACTACGAGCTGGCGCGCTGCGAGGAGGACTTCGAGCACTTCATCCTGCGCATCACCTGGACCTCGACCGAGGACCACATCGAGGGCTTCCGCAAGTCCGACCTCTTCGAGGACTTCCTCGCCGAGATCAGGCCGTACGTCGGGAACATCGACGAGATGCGCCACTACAAGCCCACATCGGTGCGCGGCACCGGCGCGTCCGTCCCCAGCCTGTACGACTGGGCCGGCGGTGCCGAGGCCTTCGCGCGGCTCACCGACGTCTTCTACGCCAAGGTCGTCAAGGACGACCTCCTCGGCCCCCTGTTCGCGGACCTCCCGCCCGAGCACGCCGGGCACGTCGCCCTGTGGATCGGCGAGGTCTTCGGCGGCCCCGCCACCTACTCCGAACAGCAGGGCGGCCACAGCCACATGGTCGCCAAGCACGTCGGCAAGCACATCACGGAGCCGCAGCGCCGCCGCTGGGTCAATCTGATCCAGGACGCGGCGGACGAGGCGGGCCTGCCGTCCGACGCCGAGTTCCGCTCGGCGTTCAGCGCCTACGTCGAGTGGGGCACCCGGCTCGCCGTGTACTTCTCCGGCCCCGACGCGGACCGGCCCGCCGAACAGCCCGTACCGCTGTGGAACTGGGGAGCGGCGCCGCCCTACCAGCCGTAG
- a CDS encoding NAD(P)-dependent alcohol dehydrogenase — MTTVSAYAAPSAKAPLERTTIPRRPVGEFDVLIDIKFAGICHSDIHQARDGWGEGIFPMVPGHEIAGIVTEVGHGVTKFAVGDRVGVGCMVDSCRECDNCKAGLEQYCAKGNVGTYNALDKNGEPTYGGYSTHIVVDENYTVGIPEGLALDEAAPLLCAGITTYSPLKHWNAGPGKKVAVLGMGGLGHMGVKIAHALGAEVTVLSQSLRKQEDGLKLGADHYYATSDPKTFEELAGTFDIILSTVSAPLDFGAFLSLLKTDGALVNVGAPEEPISLNLFSVIAGRKSLSGSGIGGIQETQEMLDFCAAHGLGAEIELIEASQINEAYERVLASDVRYRFVIDTATI; from the coding sequence ATCACCACCGTCAGCGCCTACGCCGCACCCTCCGCAAAGGCTCCGCTGGAGCGCACCACCATTCCGCGCCGCCCGGTGGGCGAGTTCGACGTCCTGATCGACATCAAGTTCGCCGGCATCTGCCACTCCGACATCCACCAGGCCCGCGACGGCTGGGGCGAGGGCATCTTCCCGATGGTCCCCGGCCACGAGATCGCCGGCATCGTCACCGAGGTGGGCCACGGCGTCACCAAGTTCGCCGTCGGCGACCGCGTCGGCGTCGGCTGCATGGTCGACTCCTGCCGCGAGTGCGACAACTGCAAGGCGGGCCTGGAGCAGTACTGCGCCAAGGGCAACGTCGGCACGTACAACGCCCTCGACAAGAACGGCGAGCCCACCTACGGCGGCTACTCCACCCACATCGTCGTCGACGAGAACTACACCGTCGGCATCCCCGAGGGCCTCGCCCTCGACGAGGCCGCGCCGCTGCTGTGCGCGGGCATCACCACGTACTCCCCGCTCAAGCACTGGAACGCGGGCCCCGGCAAGAAGGTCGCCGTCCTCGGCATGGGCGGCCTCGGCCACATGGGCGTCAAGATCGCGCACGCGCTCGGCGCCGAGGTGACCGTCCTGTCGCAGTCCCTGCGCAAGCAGGAGGACGGCCTCAAGCTGGGCGCCGACCACTACTACGCGACCAGCGACCCGAAGACCTTCGAGGAGCTGGCCGGCACCTTCGACATCATCCTGTCGACGGTCTCGGCCCCGCTCGACTTCGGCGCGTTCCTCTCGCTCCTGAAGACGGACGGCGCCCTGGTGAACGTGGGCGCCCCCGAGGAGCCCATCTCCCTCAACCTGTTCTCCGTGATCGCGGGCCGCAAGTCCCTCTCGGGCTCCGGCATCGGCGGCATCCAGGAGACCCAGGAGATGCTCGACTTCTGCGCCGCGCACGGCCTCGGCGCCGAGATCGAGCTGATCGAGGCGAGCCAGATCAACGAGGCGTACGAGCGCGTGCTCGCGAGCGACGTGCGGTACCGCTTCGTGATCGACACGGCGACGATCTGA